A genomic region of Mycolicibacterium poriferae contains the following coding sequences:
- a CDS encoding protein glxC, protein MEQIVPATQFDLRDTPLRDVNAALHAPDLTGDFVVRHPAGAHNVAVGLDAPVTVTVDGHVGYYAAGMNQRADVVIHGNAGTGVAENMMSGTVWVKGDASQSAGATAHGGLLVIEGNAAARCGISMKGVDIVVGGSVGHMSAFMAQAGRLVVRGDAGEALGDSIYEARLYVRGDVASLGADCIAKPMDPEHHRELGELLKAAGFDDDDTAAYTRYGSARTLYHFHADNTSAY, encoded by the coding sequence GTGGAGCAGATAGTGCCCGCAACACAATTCGATCTGCGCGACACGCCGCTTCGCGACGTCAACGCCGCGCTGCACGCCCCCGATCTGACCGGCGACTTCGTCGTCAGGCACCCGGCCGGTGCGCACAACGTCGCCGTCGGCCTCGACGCGCCCGTGACCGTCACCGTCGACGGGCACGTCGGCTACTACGCGGCCGGCATGAACCAGCGCGCCGACGTGGTGATCCACGGCAACGCCGGCACCGGGGTTGCCGAGAACATGATGAGCGGCACCGTGTGGGTCAAGGGCGACGCCTCGCAGTCCGCCGGCGCCACCGCGCACGGCGGCCTGCTGGTCATCGAGGGCAATGCTGCCGCGCGCTGCGGCATCTCGATGAAAGGGGTCGACATCGTGGTCGGGGGCAGCGTCGGGCACATGAGCGCGTTCATGGCCCAGGCCGGGCGCCTCGTCGTCCGCGGCGACGCCGGCGAGGCGCTGGGCGACTCGATCTACGAGGCACGCCTCTACGTGCGCGGCGACGTCGCCTCCCTCGGCGCCGACTGCATCGCCAAACCCATGGATCCCGAACATCATCGAGAACTCGGTGAGCTGCTCAAGGCCGCCGGGTTCGACGACGACGACACCGCCGCCTACACCCGCTACGGGTCCGCGCGCACCCTGTATCACTTCCACGCCGACAACACGAGTGCCTACTGA
- a CDS encoding FMN-binding glutamate synthase family protein: MTPQNPDYRARLGLRESATFDRTTIAAIQRAADTGIYDIRGWGAKRALPHFDDLLFLGASMSRYPLEGYRERCATDVVLGDRFAKHPLHLDIPVTIAGMSFGALSGPAKEALGRGASEVRTSTTTGDGGMTPEERGQSKTLVYQYLPSRYGMNPDDLRKADAIEIVLGQGAKPGGGGMLLGQKISERVAAMRTLPQGIDQRSACRHPDWTGPDDLTIKINELREITDWEKPIYVKVGASRVYYDVKLAVHAGADVVVVDGMQGGTAATQEVFIEHVGIPTLAAIPQAVQALQELGVHRPAAGGAADRKGVQLIVSGGIRNGADVAKALALGADAVAIGTAALIALGDNHPRYAADYEKIGSAAGFYDDYQDGNDPAGISTQDPELAARLDPVAGGHRLANYLRVLTMEAQTIARACGKAHVCHLEPDDLVAVNVEAAAMARVPLAGTDWIPGARQ; encoded by the coding sequence ATGACGCCACAGAACCCGGATTACCGCGCCCGGCTCGGATTGCGCGAGTCGGCCACGTTCGACCGCACCACCATCGCCGCCATCCAGCGCGCCGCCGACACGGGCATCTACGACATCCGCGGCTGGGGCGCCAAGCGGGCGCTGCCCCATTTCGACGACCTGCTCTTCCTCGGCGCGTCGATGTCTCGCTACCCGCTGGAGGGCTACCGCGAACGCTGCGCCACCGACGTGGTGCTCGGCGATCGGTTCGCCAAACACCCACTGCACCTGGACATCCCGGTCACGATCGCCGGCATGAGCTTCGGCGCACTGTCCGGGCCGGCCAAGGAGGCGCTCGGACGCGGCGCCAGCGAGGTCCGCACGTCCACCACGACCGGGGACGGCGGGATGACCCCCGAGGAACGCGGGCAGTCCAAGACGCTGGTCTACCAGTATCTGCCGTCCCGTTACGGGATGAACCCCGACGACCTGCGCAAAGCCGATGCCATCGAGATCGTACTGGGCCAGGGCGCCAAACCCGGCGGCGGCGGAATGCTACTGGGCCAGAAGATCTCCGAGCGCGTCGCGGCGATGCGCACCCTGCCGCAGGGCATCGACCAGCGCTCGGCCTGCCGGCACCCCGACTGGACCGGTCCTGACGACCTCACCATCAAGATCAACGAGCTGCGCGAGATCACCGACTGGGAGAAGCCCATCTACGTCAAGGTCGGCGCGTCACGCGTCTACTACGACGTCAAGCTCGCCGTGCACGCCGGCGCCGACGTCGTCGTCGTCGACGGTATGCAGGGCGGCACCGCTGCCACCCAGGAGGTGTTCATCGAGCACGTCGGCATCCCGACGCTGGCCGCCATCCCCCAGGCCGTGCAGGCACTGCAGGAACTCGGGGTGCACCGCCCCGCGGCCGGGGGCGCCGCAGACCGGAAAGGCGTGCAGCTCATCGTCTCCGGAGGAATCCGCAACGGCGCCGACGTCGCCAAGGCGCTGGCGCTGGGCGCCGACGCGGTGGCCATCGGCACCGCGGCGCTGATCGCGCTCGGCGACAACCACCCGCGCTACGCCGCCGACTACGAGAAGATCGGCAGCGCAGCCGGTTTCTACGACGACTACCAGGACGGCAACGATCCCGCGGGCATCAGCACGCAGGACCCCGAGCTGGCGGCCCGGCTGGACCCGGTCGCCGGCGGTCACCGGCTGGCGAACTATCTGCGGGTGCTGACCATGGAGGCGCAGACCATCGCGCGGGCCTGCGGCAAAGCCCACGTGTGCCACCTCGAACCCGACGACCTGGTCGCGGTCAACGTGGAGGCCGCCGCGATGGCCCGGGTTCCGCTGGCCGGAACCGACTGGATACCGGGGGCGCGGCAGTGA
- a CDS encoding NAD(P)/FAD-dependent oxidoreductase: MSETADVVVVGGGLEGCAAAWALARRGVTDVVVAERGTVGSGMTGKSSGIVRCHYGVSSLAAMAAVGLEVFENAEDLFGADIGFRQTGYVVGVADANVDALRKSLAAQRSVGVDTEEIDHAEVARLWPYADLTPFAAFGWEPRGGYGDAYQTAQAFSASARAAGARVRQGSPVAGLLLDGDRVTGVRLADGSEISAGTVVVATGVWTRPLLAPYGIDMPIRVVREQIVLIDPGIDSAAVSRLPVFSDLVSLQYVRPEVGGEILFGNSDLAHTEDADPDSYLNRATEAFVDVTVDKVGTRFPGFPDAAISSSYAGCYDVTPDWNPVISPGPLDGLVIAAGFSGHGFKIAPAVGQLVADLVIDGHSSDPRIPESDFRFSRFADGELLTTPYPYVGAGEMR; the protein is encoded by the coding sequence GTGAGCGAGACCGCGGACGTCGTCGTCGTCGGCGGCGGTCTGGAAGGTTGCGCCGCGGCGTGGGCGCTGGCCCGGCGCGGCGTCACCGATGTGGTGGTCGCCGAACGCGGCACGGTCGGCTCCGGGATGACGGGCAAGTCCAGCGGAATCGTGCGCTGCCACTACGGCGTCAGCTCGCTGGCCGCGATGGCCGCCGTCGGCCTGGAGGTGTTCGAGAACGCTGAGGATCTGTTCGGCGCCGACATCGGCTTCCGGCAGACCGGTTACGTCGTCGGGGTCGCCGACGCCAACGTGGACGCGCTGCGCAAAAGCCTGGCCGCGCAACGGTCCGTGGGAGTCGACACCGAGGAGATCGACCACGCCGAGGTGGCCCGCCTGTGGCCCTACGCCGACCTGACCCCGTTCGCGGCGTTCGGGTGGGAGCCCCGCGGCGGCTACGGCGACGCCTACCAGACCGCGCAGGCGTTCTCCGCCTCGGCGCGCGCCGCGGGGGCGCGGGTGCGCCAGGGCAGCCCGGTCGCCGGGCTACTGCTCGACGGCGACCGCGTCACCGGCGTGCGCCTGGCCGACGGCAGCGAGATCTCGGCCGGCACCGTGGTCGTCGCGACCGGGGTGTGGACCCGGCCGCTCCTGGCGCCCTACGGCATCGACATGCCGATCCGGGTGGTCCGCGAACAGATCGTGCTGATCGATCCCGGTATCGACAGCGCCGCCGTGAGCCGGCTTCCGGTGTTCTCCGATCTGGTGTCGTTGCAGTACGTGCGCCCGGAGGTGGGTGGGGAGATCCTGTTCGGCAACAGCGACCTCGCGCACACCGAAGACGCCGACCCCGACAGCTATCTCAACCGGGCCACCGAGGCGTTCGTCGACGTCACCGTCGACAAGGTCGGCACCCGCTTTCCCGGCTTCCCCGACGCGGCGATCTCGAGCAGCTACGCCGGCTGTTACGACGTCACGCCGGACTGGAACCCGGTGATCTCCCCCGGCCCGCTGGACGGCCTGGTGATCGCTGCCGGCTTCAGCGGACACGGCTTCAAGATCGCACCTGCGGTCGGCCAACTGGTCGCCGACCTCGTGATCGACGGCCACAGCAGCGACCCGCGCATCCCGGAATCGGACTTCCGCTTCTCCCGCTTCGCCGACGGCGAGCTGCTCACCACCCCCTACCCCTACGTCGGAGCGGGTGAGATGCGCTAG
- a CDS encoding helix-turn-helix domain-containing protein, translating into MDSSDGNEPLRAESDSLLRNRSGTARDRDPAAPVDELEIEAAIGHNVRQLRLQQGLTVAETAARVGISKAMMSKIENAQTSCSLSTLALLAKGFDVPVTSLFRGADVERPAAFTKSGTGARIVREGTREGHEYQLLGSLRGEHKRLECLHVTLSEKSQTYPLFQHPGTEFIYMLEGVMDYSHSRTVYRLHAGDSLQLDGEGAHGPVDLVEVPIRFLSVIAFPDSQV; encoded by the coding sequence GTGGACTCCTCCGACGGCAACGAGCCGCTCCGCGCAGAATCCGATTCGTTGCTCCGCAACAGGTCGGGCACGGCCCGGGACCGCGACCCCGCCGCCCCCGTCGACGAACTCGAGATCGAAGCGGCGATCGGACACAACGTGCGTCAGCTGCGGTTGCAGCAGGGCTTGACCGTCGCCGAGACCGCCGCGCGGGTCGGCATCTCCAAGGCGATGATGAGCAAGATCGAGAACGCGCAGACCTCGTGCAGCCTGTCCACCCTCGCGCTGCTGGCGAAGGGGTTCGATGTACCGGTGACCAGCCTGTTCCGCGGCGCCGACGTCGAGCGGCCCGCCGCCTTCACCAAGTCCGGCACCGGCGCGCGCATCGTGCGCGAAGGCACCCGCGAGGGCCACGAGTACCAGCTGCTGGGCTCGCTGCGCGGGGAACACAAGCGCCTCGAGTGCCTGCATGTCACGCTCTCGGAGAAGAGCCAGACCTACCCGCTGTTCCAGCACCCGGGCACGGAGTTCATCTACATGCTCGAAGGTGTCATGGACTACAGCCACAGCCGCACGGTCTACCGGCTGCATGCCGGCGACTCGCTGCAGCTCGACGGCGAGGGCGCCCACGGCCCCGTCGACCTGGTCGAGGTGCCGATCAGGTTTCTGTCGGTGATCGCGTTCCCCGACTCCCAGGTCTGA
- the leuA gene encoding 2-isopropylmalate synthase translates to MTENFTSTDAFASVRTISTPAGAPHPGQPAWNTQRGSQMPVGRYRSFDEEVEPIRLPDRTWPDKVIDTAPMWCAVDLRDGNQALIDPMSPARKRRMFDLLVRMGYKEIEVGFPSASQTDYDFVREIITDGAIPDDVTIQVLTQCRPELIERTFQACAGAPRAIVHFYNSTSILQRRVVFRADRDAVKKIATDGARLCVEEAEKYPDTAWRFEYSPESYTGTELEYAVEVCNAVADIVAPTPEVPLIVNLPATVEMATPNVYADSIEWMNRHLTPRDSIILSLHPHNDRGTAVAAAELGYAAGADRIEGCLFGNGERTGNVCLVTLGLNLFSRGVDPQIDFSNIDEIRRTVEYCNQLGVHERHPYGGDLVYTAFSGSHQDAINKGLDAMKVSADEQDSDVDDILWQVPYLPIDPKDVGRTYEAVIRVNSQSGKGGVAYIMKADHGLALPRRLQIEFSQAIQQITDGEGGEVSPKVMWDAFYEEYLAPITPLERMRQKVDAAEVDGGTDTITAVVKIDGVEREIIGAGNGPLAAFCDALGAVGFDINVLDYSEHAMSSGEEAQAAAYVEASIGGRTVWGVGIATSITTASLRAVVSAVNRAARLAQG, encoded by the coding sequence ATGACCGAGAATTTCACCAGCACCGACGCGTTCGCGTCCGTCCGCACCATCAGCACCCCTGCCGGTGCACCCCATCCCGGCCAGCCCGCCTGGAACACGCAGCGCGGCTCGCAGATGCCCGTCGGCCGCTACCGCAGCTTCGACGAAGAAGTGGAGCCCATCCGGCTGCCCGATCGCACCTGGCCCGACAAGGTCATCGACACCGCGCCGATGTGGTGTGCGGTGGACCTGCGTGACGGCAACCAGGCGCTGATCGACCCGATGAGCCCGGCCCGCAAGCGCCGCATGTTCGACCTGCTGGTGCGGATGGGTTACAAGGAGATCGAGGTCGGTTTCCCGTCGGCCAGCCAGACCGACTACGACTTCGTCCGCGAGATCATCACCGACGGCGCCATCCCCGACGACGTCACCATCCAGGTACTGACCCAGTGCCGCCCCGAGCTGATCGAGCGCACCTTCCAGGCCTGCGCCGGCGCACCCCGGGCGATCGTGCACTTCTACAACTCGACGTCGATCCTGCAGCGCCGGGTGGTGTTCCGCGCCGACCGCGACGCGGTGAAGAAGATCGCGACCGACGGCGCACGGCTGTGCGTCGAGGAAGCCGAGAAGTATCCCGACACCGCCTGGCGCTTCGAGTACTCCCCGGAGTCCTACACCGGCACCGAACTGGAGTACGCCGTCGAGGTCTGCAACGCGGTGGCCGACATCGTGGCACCGACGCCCGAGGTGCCGCTGATCGTCAATCTGCCTGCCACGGTGGAGATGGCCACGCCGAACGTCTACGCCGACTCGATCGAATGGATGAACCGGCACCTGACCCCGCGGGATTCGATCATCCTGAGCCTGCACCCGCACAACGACCGCGGCACCGCCGTCGCGGCGGCCGAACTGGGTTACGCCGCGGGCGCCGACCGCATCGAGGGCTGCCTGTTCGGCAACGGTGAGCGCACCGGCAACGTCTGCCTGGTCACCTTGGGTCTGAACCTGTTCAGCCGCGGCGTGGACCCGCAGATCGACTTCTCCAACATCGACGAGATCCGCCGCACCGTCGAGTACTGCAACCAGCTGGGCGTGCACGAACGTCACCCCTACGGCGGCGACCTGGTGTACACCGCGTTCTCCGGCAGCCACCAGGATGCGATCAACAAGGGCCTGGACGCGATGAAAGTGTCTGCCGACGAACAGGATTCGGATGTCGACGACATCCTGTGGCAGGTTCCCTACCTGCCGATCGACCCGAAGGACGTCGGGCGTACCTACGAGGCCGTGATCCGGGTCAACTCGCAGTCCGGCAAGGGCGGTGTCGCCTACATCATGAAGGCCGACCACGGGTTGGCGCTGCCGCGGCGGCTGCAGATCGAGTTCAGCCAGGCGATCCAGCAGATCACCGACGGGGAGGGCGGCGAGGTGTCGCCCAAGGTGATGTGGGACGCCTTCTACGAGGAGTACCTGGCGCCCATCACCCCGCTGGAGCGGATGCGCCAGAAGGTCGACGCCGCCGAGGTCGACGGCGGCACCGACACCATCACCGCGGTGGTCAAGATCGACGGAGTCGAGCGCGAGATCATCGGCGCCGGCAACGGGCCGCTGGCCGCGTTCTGCGACGCGCTCGGCGCGGTCGGCTTCGACATCAACGTGCTGGACTACTCCGAGCATGCGATGTCCTCGGGCGAGGAGGCGCAGGCCGCCGCCTACGTGGAGGCCTCGATCGGCGGCCGGACCGTGTGGGGCGTGGGCATCGCGACGTCCATCACGACGGCGTCGCTGCGCGCTGTGGTGTCGGCGGTCAACCGCGCCGCGCGGCTCGCGCAGGGCTGA
- a CDS encoding PLD nuclease N-terminal domain-containing protein, translating into MWNTFWDFLWTTLVIFAFIAYLMILFNILVDLFWRDHKTSGWVKAIWVIFLIVLPYLTALVYLIARGKGMAERARDQAMAAKRETDDYIKQAAGRSPAQEIADAKNLLETGTISQAEFDTLKAKALS; encoded by the coding sequence ATGTGGAATACGTTCTGGGACTTCCTCTGGACCACGCTGGTCATCTTCGCGTTCATCGCGTATCTGATGATCCTGTTCAACATCCTGGTCGACCTGTTCTGGCGCGACCACAAGACCTCCGGCTGGGTCAAGGCGATCTGGGTGATCTTCCTGATCGTGCTCCCCTACCTGACGGCGCTGGTCTACCTGATCGCCCGCGGCAAGGGCATGGCCGAGCGGGCCCGCGACCAGGCGATGGCGGCCAAGCGCGAGACCGACGACTACATCAAGCAGGCCGCGGGCAGGTCACCGGCTCAGGAGATCGCCGACGCCAAGAACCTGCTGGAGACCGGCACGATCTCGCAGGCCGAATTCGACACGCTGAAGGCCAAGGCGCTGAGCTGA
- a CDS encoding DEDDh family exonuclease has protein sequence MSSTGGCEWGRPADQPGTGWAVVDVETSGFRPGQARIVSVAALALSDDGNVEKSLYSLLNPGVDPGPTHVHGLTAEMLAGQPTFGDVAADLVEVLRGRTLVAHNVGFDYSFLAAEAELVDVELPVENVMCTVELARRLDLGLANLRLETLAGHWGISQMRPHDALDDAMVLAQILKPVLVRARERRVWLPVHPVTRRSWPNGRVTHDELHPLKVVAARRPCPYANPGRFVPQRPLVQGMRVGLAGVHGRTYEEVLERILHAGLAYTETVDQHTSLIVCDETSPEQGKGYQAAGLGVPLVCTADFIDLLDTVVGGADIEAFTDTTTVDDQFTLF, from the coding sequence GTGAGCTCAACCGGTGGATGCGAGTGGGGAAGACCCGCCGACCAGCCCGGAACCGGCTGGGCTGTGGTGGACGTCGAGACGTCGGGTTTCCGGCCCGGTCAGGCGCGCATCGTCAGCGTCGCGGCACTGGCTCTCAGCGACGACGGCAACGTCGAGAAGAGCCTGTACAGCCTGCTGAACCCCGGCGTCGACCCCGGTCCCACCCATGTGCACGGCTTGACCGCCGAGATGCTGGCCGGTCAGCCGACCTTCGGTGACGTGGCGGCCGACCTCGTCGAGGTGCTGCGGGGGCGCACGCTGGTCGCCCACAACGTCGGGTTCGACTACTCGTTTCTGGCCGCCGAGGCCGAGCTGGTGGACGTCGAACTGCCTGTCGAGAACGTGATGTGCACCGTCGAGTTGGCCCGACGGCTCGATCTCGGCCTGGCCAACCTGCGCCTGGAGACGCTGGCGGGACACTGGGGAATCAGCCAGATGCGCCCCCATGACGCCCTCGACGACGCGATGGTGCTGGCGCAGATACTCAAACCGGTGCTGGTCCGCGCCCGGGAACGCAGGGTGTGGCTACCGGTGCACCCGGTCACGCGCCGATCGTGGCCCAACGGCCGGGTGACCCATGACGAGCTGCATCCGTTGAAGGTGGTGGCGGCGCGACGGCCGTGCCCGTACGCCAATCCGGGCCGTTTCGTGCCCCAACGGCCGCTGGTGCAGGGCATGCGCGTCGGCCTCGCCGGGGTGCACGGCCGCACCTACGAGGAGGTCCTCGAACGCATCCTGCACGCCGGCCTGGCCTACACCGAGACGGTCGACCAGCACACCTCGCTGATCGTCTGTGACGAGACGAGCCCCGAGCAGGGCAAGGGCTATCAGGCCGCCGGTCTCGGTGTGCCGCTGGTCTGCACCGCCGATTTCATCGACCTGCTGGACACGGTGGTCGGTGGCGCCGACATCGAGGCGTTCACCGACACCACCACCGTCGACGACCAGTTCACGCTCTTCTGA
- a CDS encoding Mur ligase family protein, with amino-acid sequence MVTPRGRVALSAGAAARWASRVTGRGAGAMIGGLVAMTLDPSILGQLGQGRRTVVITGTNGKSTTTRMTAAALATMGDVATNAEGANMDAGLVAALAAAPTASLAALEVDEMHVPHVSHAVSPAVLVLLNLSRDQLDRVGEINHIERTLRAGLARHPGAVVVANCDDVLMTSAAYDSPNVVWVAAGGGWAGDSVSCPRSGEIIVREQAHWYSTGCDFKRPTPHWWFDDTHIHGPDGLSLPMTLTLPGAVNRGNATQAVAAAVALGADPAAAVAAASAVDEVAGRYRTVRVGAHTARVLLAKNPAGWQEALSMVDRDAAGVVIAVNGQVPDGEDLSWLWDVRFEHFESTAVVAAGERGTDLAVRLGYAGVEHTLVHDTMRAIESCPPGHVEVLANYTAFLQLNRRLP; translated from the coding sequence ATGGTCACCCCACGCGGTCGCGTCGCGCTGTCGGCCGGTGCCGCCGCGCGGTGGGCGTCGCGGGTCACCGGCCGGGGCGCCGGCGCGATGATCGGCGGGTTGGTCGCGATGACGCTGGACCCATCCATCCTGGGTCAGCTCGGCCAGGGCCGGCGCACCGTCGTCATCACCGGCACCAACGGCAAGTCCACGACCACGCGGATGACGGCCGCCGCGCTGGCCACGATGGGCGACGTCGCCACCAACGCCGAGGGCGCGAACATGGACGCTGGGCTGGTCGCCGCGCTCGCCGCGGCCCCGACGGCGTCGCTGGCCGCGCTCGAGGTCGACGAGATGCACGTCCCGCACGTGTCGCATGCGGTGTCCCCCGCGGTGCTGGTGCTGCTGAACCTGTCGCGCGACCAACTCGACCGGGTGGGCGAGATCAACCACATCGAACGCACGCTGCGCGCCGGGCTGGCCCGCCACCCCGGCGCAGTCGTCGTCGCCAACTGCGACGACGTGCTGATGACCTCGGCCGCCTACGACAGTCCCAACGTGGTGTGGGTGGCCGCCGGCGGCGGATGGGCGGGTGACTCGGTGAGCTGTCCCCGCTCCGGGGAGATCATCGTCCGCGAGCAGGCGCACTGGTATTCCACCGGGTGCGACTTCAAGCGGCCCACCCCGCACTGGTGGTTCGACGACACCCACATCCACGGCCCCGATGGCCTGTCCTTGCCGATGACGCTGACGCTGCCGGGCGCGGTGAACCGCGGCAACGCCACCCAGGCGGTCGCCGCGGCGGTCGCCCTGGGCGCCGATCCCGCCGCCGCGGTGGCCGCCGCGTCCGCCGTCGACGAAGTCGCGGGCCGGTACCGGACGGTGCGCGTCGGCGCACACACGGCCCGGGTGCTGCTGGCCAAGAACCCCGCCGGCTGGCAGGAGGCGCTGTCGATGGTCGACCGCGACGCGGCGGGCGTGGTGATCGCGGTCAACGGCCAGGTCCCCGACGGGGAGGACCTGTCGTGGCTGTGGGACGTGCGGTTCGAGCATTTCGAGTCGACGGCGGTGGTGGCCGCCGGCGAGCGCGGCACCGACCTGGCGGTGCGGCTCGGTTACGCCGGCGTCGAGCACACCCTGGTACACGACACGATGCGGGCCATCGAGTCGTGCCCGCCCGGCCACGTCGAGGTGTTGGCCAACTACACGGCGTTCCTCCAGTTGAACCGGCGGCTGCCATGA
- a CDS encoding type 1 glutamine amidotransferase: protein MTESAVRIGLVLPDVMGTYGDSGNSVVLRERLRLRGIPAEIVEITLDDPVPAELDLYTLGGAEDYAQRLATKHLIRYPGLQQAVSRGAPVLAICAAIQVLGHWYETSAGERVDGVGVLDVTTSPQPERTIGEVAATPLIDGLTEPLTGFENHRGGTILGTDAHPLGAVTKGAGNRAGDGIDGAVQGSVVATYLHGCCLARNPELADHLLRKVVGPLTPLELPEVDQLRRERLAAPRRV from the coding sequence ATGACCGAGTCGGCGGTGCGGATCGGGCTGGTGCTGCCCGACGTGATGGGCACCTACGGGGACAGCGGCAACTCGGTGGTGCTGCGGGAACGCCTGCGGCTGCGCGGAATCCCCGCCGAGATCGTGGAGATCACCCTCGACGACCCGGTGCCTGCTGAGCTGGACCTCTACACCCTCGGCGGCGCCGAGGACTACGCCCAGCGGCTGGCCACCAAGCATCTGATCCGCTATCCGGGCCTGCAGCAAGCGGTTTCACGCGGTGCGCCGGTGCTGGCGATCTGCGCGGCGATCCAGGTGCTGGGCCACTGGTACGAGACGTCGGCCGGCGAACGCGTCGACGGGGTGGGCGTGCTGGACGTCACCACCTCCCCGCAGCCCGAGCGCACCATCGGAGAGGTGGCCGCGACGCCACTGATCGACGGACTCACCGAGCCGCTCACCGGTTTCGAGAACCACCGGGGCGGAACAATTCTCGGCACTGATGCACACCCACTCGGCGCCGTCACCAAGGGCGCGGGCAATCGTGCCGGCGACGGCATCGACGGTGCGGTGCAGGGCAGCGTGGTAGCCACCTATCTGCACGGCTGCTGTCTGGCGCGCAACCCCGAACTCGCAGATCACCTGCTGCGCAAGGTGGTCGGTCCGCTCACGCCGTTGGAGCTACCCGAGGTCGACCAGCTGCGTCGGGAACGCCTCGCCGCACCCCGGCGGGTGTAG